A stretch of Desulfurivibrio alkaliphilus AHT 2 DNA encodes these proteins:
- the folE2 gene encoding GTP cyclohydrolase FolE2 produces the protein MELQSVGIKDISYPITVREKSGGLQPTVATIDLRANLPRQYRDTCVTTFIEVLNRYQEEMSNRIFRKLLAEVKDKLRADSAHVEMTFPYFLEKKAPVSGTTSLMEYTCRFTGGVGPDEDFLLTVQVPATTLCPCSREISACGAHNQRAEITLSVKYREFIWLEELIEMAEAGSSCEVFALLKRPDEKYVTEAAYQNPMFVEDVVRKVAELAAGHPAISWFGVGAESFESIHKHSAYAYVDSNDL, from the coding sequence ATGGAACTGCAAAGCGTCGGCATTAAAGATATCAGTTACCCCATCACCGTGCGAGAAAAATCAGGCGGCCTGCAACCCACGGTGGCCACCATCGACTTGCGGGCCAACCTGCCCCGCCAGTACCGGGATACCTGCGTAACCACCTTTATCGAGGTTTTGAACCGCTACCAGGAGGAGATGAGCAACCGGATTTTCCGCAAGCTGCTGGCGGAGGTAAAGGATAAGCTGCGGGCGGACTCGGCCCATGTGGAGATGACCTTCCCCTATTTCCTGGAGAAAAAGGCCCCGGTAAGCGGCACCACCAGCCTGATGGAATACACCTGCCGCTTCACCGGCGGCGTCGGCCCCGACGAGGATTTCCTGCTCACCGTGCAGGTGCCCGCCACCACCCTCTGCCCCTGCTCCCGCGAAATCAGCGCCTGCGGCGCCCACAACCAGCGGGCGGAGATCACCCTAAGCGTTAAGTACCGGGAATTCATCTGGCTGGAGGAGCTGATCGAGATGGCCGAGGCCGGCAGCTCCTGCGAGGTCTTCGCCCTGCTCAAGCGCCCCGACGAAAAATACGTTACCGAGGCGGCCTACCAAAACCCCATGTTTGTCGAAGACGTGGTACGCAAAGTGGCGGAACTGGCCGCCGGCCACCCGGCCATCTCCTGGTTCGGAGTGGGCGCGGAAAGCTTCGAGTCCATCCACAAACACAGCGCCTATGCCTACGTGGACAGCAACGACCTGTAA
- a CDS encoding ABC transporter ATP-binding protein yields the protein MSPATPPSSTPETEAAADQSSSLGTYLWRIFPFVAPYKKRVGVGLVLNALARLFDLLPLVLIGWVVDLISTQGAAAAEPGLFAWFGLAVLGTFLALAVFQSISDYCLDSMAQKVRHDLRLAVYQRMQGLDASFFEDRQTGDLLAVASNDVDNLEHFFSDVTTNVVRLVITFVGVYGFLFWLDWRLALLLIAPLPFAIIAVRFFAVRVQPQYRKARRAVGEINSILENNIRGIGVIQAFTAEAEQLRLVAGRSSSYVEAAIAAARERARFIPLIYLVTGLAFALLITGGAWLTATEHGPTIGSFTTFVLFAVRLVFPLFIFGMLINQIQRAEASARRIANLLATEPRVKDHHQAVALAEPPAKIVLREVGFAYRATRPVLRQIGFELRRGRVLGIVGPTGAGKSTLVKLLLRYYDPHEGEILVNDQPLPRLKLADYRRHVGYVSQDAFLFYGTVAENIRLGSPEADPAAVRQAAEIAGAAEFIEQLPEQYDTMIGERGLKLSGGQQQRISLARAVLRDPALLVLDEATSAVDTRTEELIQQNLQRMKDGRMTVAVAHRLSTIRQCDEILVLVEGTIAERGTHEQLLAQGGVYAGLWRVQSGALGQTEPGQP from the coding sequence ATGAGCCCTGCCACCCCGCCGTCCAGCACTCCCGAAACCGAAGCCGCCGCCGATCAATCTTCCTCCCTGGGCACCTATCTCTGGCGGATTTTTCCCTTTGTCGCGCCCTATAAAAAGCGGGTGGGGGTGGGGCTGGTGCTCAACGCCCTGGCCCGGCTGTTCGATCTGCTGCCCCTGGTGCTCATCGGCTGGGTGGTGGACCTGATCAGCACCCAAGGGGCCGCCGCCGCCGAACCGGGGCTTTTTGCCTGGTTCGGGCTGGCGGTGCTGGGTACCTTCCTGGCCCTGGCGGTTTTCCAGAGCATCAGCGATTACTGCCTGGATTCCATGGCCCAGAAGGTGCGCCACGACCTGCGGCTGGCGGTTTATCAGCGGATGCAGGGGCTGGATGCCAGTTTTTTCGAAGATCGGCAGACCGGCGACCTGCTGGCGGTGGCCTCCAACGACGTGGACAACCTGGAGCACTTTTTCTCCGATGTCACCACCAACGTGGTACGGCTGGTGATTACCTTTGTCGGGGTTTACGGCTTTCTCTTCTGGCTGGACTGGCGGCTGGCCCTGCTGCTGATCGCCCCCTTGCCCTTTGCCATTATCGCGGTGCGTTTCTTTGCCGTGCGGGTGCAGCCCCAGTACCGCAAGGCCCGCCGCGCGGTGGGGGAGATCAACAGCATTCTGGAAAACAATATTCGGGGGATCGGGGTTATTCAGGCCTTCACCGCCGAGGCCGAGCAGTTGCGGCTGGTGGCCGGGCGTTCCAGCTCTTACGTGGAAGCGGCCATTGCCGCCGCCCGGGAGCGGGCCCGCTTCATTCCCCTGATCTACCTGGTGACCGGCCTGGCCTTTGCTCTGCTGATTACCGGCGGCGCCTGGCTCACCGCCACCGAGCACGGGCCCACCATCGGCAGCTTCACCACCTTTGTGCTCTTTGCCGTGCGCCTGGTTTTTCCCCTCTTTATCTTCGGCATGCTGATCAACCAGATCCAGCGGGCCGAGGCCTCGGCCCGGCGGATTGCCAACCTGCTGGCCACCGAGCCCCGGGTGAAGGACCATCACCAAGCGGTGGCGCTTGCCGAGCCGCCGGCCAAGATTGTGCTGCGCGAAGTGGGCTTTGCCTACCGCGCAACCAGGCCGGTGCTGCGGCAGATCGGTTTTGAATTGCGCCGGGGCCGGGTGTTGGGCATTGTCGGCCCCACCGGGGCGGGCAAGAGCACCCTGGTCAAGCTGCTGTTGCGCTACTACGACCCCCATGAGGGCGAAATTCTGGTCAATGACCAGCCGCTGCCGCGGCTCAAGCTTGCCGATTACCGCCGCCACGTGGGCTACGTTTCCCAGGATGCCTTCCTCTTTTACGGCACGGTGGCGGAAAATATCCGCCTGGGCTCACCGGAGGCCGACCCGGCGGCGGTGCGGCAGGCGGCGGAAATTGCCGGGGCGGCGGAGTTCATCGAACAGTTGCCGGAGCAGTACGACACCATGATCGGTGAACGGGGGCTGAAGCTTTCCGGCGGCCAGCAGCAGCGGATTTCGCTGGCCCGGGCGGTGTTGCGCGACCCGGCCCTGCTGGTGCTGGACGAGGCCACCTCGGCGGTGGACACCCGCACCGAAGAGTTGATCCAGCAAAACCTGCAGCGGATGAAAGACGGCCGCATGACCGTGGCCGTGGCCCATCGCCTGTCCACCATCCGGCAATGCGACGAGATCCTGGTACTGGTGGAGGGCACCATTGCCGAACGGGGCACCCACGAGCAACTGCTGGCCCAGGGCGGGGTCTACGCCGGACTATGGCGGGTGCAAAGCGGCGCCTTGGGGCAAACGGAGCCGGGGCAGCCATGA
- a CDS encoding ABC transporter permease, with translation MSLIELSYLDLLLASGLIVVLAALSLLLRLRVERQLLVAALRTTVQLLLVGLVLKALFAHATLFLVGLMSLVMLLVAGYEVMARQKRPFGGAWGYVLGTGAMFVSSFATTFFALLLIIGNDPWYYPQYAIPLLGMMLGNTMTGVSLALDRLTGFAWQQQAIIETRLALGQEWREAMRDNIRESVRIGLIPIINAMAAAGVVSLPGMMTGQILSGTPPMEAVKYQILIMFMITAGTGFAILLATWIGGRRLFDERQRLRLDRLKPS, from the coding sequence ATGAGCCTGATTGAACTGAGCTATCTTGATCTGCTGCTGGCCTCCGGCCTGATCGTGGTCCTGGCGGCCCTGTCGCTGCTGCTCAGGCTGCGGGTGGAGCGGCAGTTGCTGGTCGCCGCCCTGCGCACCACCGTGCAGTTGCTGCTGGTGGGGTTGGTGTTGAAGGCGCTCTTTGCCCATGCTACCCTGTTCCTGGTCGGCCTGATGTCTCTGGTGATGCTGCTGGTTGCCGGTTATGAAGTGATGGCCCGGCAGAAAAGGCCTTTCGGCGGTGCCTGGGGGTATGTCCTTGGTACCGGGGCGATGTTTGTTTCCTCTTTTGCCACCACCTTCTTTGCCCTGTTGCTGATCATCGGCAATGATCCCTGGTATTATCCCCAGTACGCCATCCCGCTGCTGGGGATGATGCTGGGCAACACCATGACCGGGGTGTCTTTAGCCCTGGACCGGCTCACCGGTTTTGCCTGGCAGCAGCAGGCGATTATCGAAACCCGGCTGGCCCTGGGCCAGGAATGGCGGGAGGCCATGCGGGACAACATCCGGGAGAGCGTACGTATCGGCCTGATTCCCATCATCAACGCCATGGCCGCCGCCGGCGTGGTGAGCCTGCCGGGGATGATGACCGGCCAGATCCTCTCCGGCACCCCGCCCATGGAGGCGGTTAAATACCAGATCCTGATCATGTTTATGATCACCGCCGGCACCGGTTTTGCCATTTTGCTGGCCACCTGGATCGGCGGCCGGCGGTTGTTTGACGAGCGGCAGCGACTGCGCCTGGATCGCCTTAAACCTTCGTAA
- a CDS encoding ABC transporter ATP-binding protein: protein MLTIEGLRVREVTLDLVVAPGEIVCLGGPSGSGKSLLLRAAADLIPHRGRVSFNGEECVTMPAHLWRRRVGLLPAESQWWATTVGEHFPRPEQADLSALGFGPEVMGWQVSRCSTGERQRLAILRLLALAPAALLLDEPTASLDQESIGRVEGLIDRYRKQHRAPVLWVSHDPAQVARVADRRLQIKGERVIEVPA from the coding sequence ATGTTGACCATTGAAGGCCTGCGGGTGCGTGAGGTTACTCTGGATCTGGTGGTGGCGCCGGGCGAAATCGTTTGCCTGGGCGGTCCGTCGGGCAGCGGCAAGTCGTTGTTGTTGCGGGCGGCGGCCGACCTGATTCCCCACCGGGGGCGGGTAAGTTTTAACGGTGAGGAGTGTGTTACCATGCCGGCTCACCTCTGGCGGCGTCGGGTGGGGTTGCTGCCGGCGGAGTCCCAGTGGTGGGCGACAACGGTGGGGGAGCATTTTCCCCGGCCGGAGCAGGCGGATCTGTCCGCCCTGGGTTTTGGCCCCGAGGTGATGGGGTGGCAGGTATCCCGATGCTCCACCGGGGAGCGGCAGCGGCTGGCGATTCTGCGTTTGCTGGCCTTGGCGCCGGCGGCCCTGCTGCTGGATGAACCCACCGCCAGCTTGGACCAGGAGAGTATTGGCCGGGTGGAAGGCTTGATCGACCGTTACCGCAAACAGCACCGGGCGCCGGTGTTGTGGGTCAGCCACGATCCGGCCCAGGTGGCCCGGGTGGCCGATCGGCGGTTGCAGATTAAAGGGGAGAGGGTGATAGAGGTACCGGCATGA
- a CDS encoding MT-A70 family methyltransferase, whose translation MVGKVYNIAEPSPSKDLIEKVSGQYSTILADPPWQFQNRTGKVAPEHRRLLRYPTMELKEIMDLPVSRLAAAKSHLYLWVPNALLMEGLKVMEAWGFTYKTNLVWYKIRKDGGPDGRGVGFYFRNVTELILFGVRGSMRTLPAGRTQVNLFATRKREHSRKPDEIYQLIEACSPGPYLELFARFNQPGWHQWGNEDVEENSLYGVAKRNGHTGRQQLRLMESPKGYKAE comes from the coding sequence ATGGTAGGGAAGGTATATAACATCGCTGAGCCGAGTCCATCGAAGGATTTGATTGAAAAAGTCTCAGGCCAGTACTCAACTATATTGGCAGACCCGCCCTGGCAATTCCAAAATCGGACAGGAAAAGTGGCTCCTGAACATCGTCGTCTCTTAAGGTATCCTACGATGGAGCTTAAGGAGATAATGGATCTTCCGGTTTCACGACTGGCTGCCGCCAAGTCTCATCTTTACTTGTGGGTGCCGAACGCCCTTCTTATGGAAGGTCTTAAGGTGATGGAGGCATGGGGCTTTACCTACAAGACAAACCTTGTTTGGTACAAGATCCGTAAGGATGGAGGCCCTGATGGGCGAGGTGTCGGATTTTATTTCCGTAATGTTACGGAGTTGATTCTGTTTGGCGTCCGGGGAAGCATGAGAACGCTTCCGGCGGGTAGAACCCAGGTAAATCTATTCGCGACACGTAAACGAGAACATTCAAGAAAGCCTGATGAGATATACCAACTCATTGAGGCGTGCTCGCCAGGCCCATATTTGGAGCTTTTCGCGCGTTTCAATCAGCCGGGATGGCATCAATGGGGGAATGAAGATGTGGAAGAAAACTCATTGTATGGAGTGGCTAAGCGTAACGGTCATACTGGTAGGCAGCAGCTCAGGCTAATGGAGTCGCCAAAAGGTTATAAGGCGGAGTAG
- a CDS encoding BglII/BstYI family type II restriction endonuclease, producing the protein MLNSLVDRGFEVLALHHAEAILTHDMPEAVAEIEMVLGQIELPVEELVRGGGGEGQLTQRMRRALAECGWNKHNFEIKKIVDGEEKESISHEIDHIKRFSSGIFALEIEWNNKDPFFDRDLENFKRLHADGVISIGGIITRGASLQNSLRERIARFARDHGISSTDSLSEYYSPTGRQLTNIERAVRTAGSFEEGWARAFVSDKFGKATTHWRKLEDRVRRGVGNPCPLLLIGIPDSILVG; encoded by the coding sequence ATTGGTTGACAGGGGCTTTGAAGTGCTTGCCCTTCACCACGCGGAGGCGATACTAACTCACGACATGCCAGAAGCAGTCGCTGAAATCGAAATGGTACTTGGCCAAATTGAACTTCCTGTCGAGGAACTTGTACGAGGCGGTGGTGGGGAGGGTCAACTTACGCAACGAATGAGACGTGCTTTGGCTGAATGCGGCTGGAACAAGCATAATTTTGAAATAAAGAAAATAGTCGATGGTGAGGAAAAAGAGTCGATTTCGCACGAAATTGACCATATTAAACGGTTTTCATCTGGTATCTTTGCCCTTGAAATCGAGTGGAACAATAAGGATCCATTTTTCGACAGGGATCTGGAAAATTTTAAGCGGCTACACGCAGACGGTGTCATATCGATCGGAGGGATAATTACTCGAGGCGCCTCTTTGCAGAACTCTTTGCGGGAAAGAATCGCAAGGTTTGCACGAGACCATGGCATATCAAGTACGGATAGCCTTTCAGAATATTACAGCCCAACAGGTCGACAGCTTACCAACATAGAAAGAGCTGTAAGAACCGCAGGCTCTTTTGAAGAAGGATGGGCGCGCGCTTTCGTTTCGGATAAATTTGGAAAGGCAACAACTCACTGGCGGAAACTTGAAGATCGTGTGAGGCGAGGTGTTGGCAACCCTTGCCCGTTACTTCTTATCGGAATACCAGACTCAATTCTGGTCGGATAA
- a CDS encoding NAD-dependent malic enzyme, with the protein MPFHSSYRLHYNEFGNTREIEILARGIDVYDNSFINKGTAFTQEERELFALHGTLPPSIRSLANQMANSRQTCAQKSSDLEKFIYLRSLFDRNVALAHALIASDLERYLPIIYTPTVGEACRHYSSMFRKANGLFFYPGNIDRAEEILRRFVPRQIRVAVVTDNQGILGIGDQGVGGIAICLGKLMLYTQGAGIAPWHCLPISLDVGTDNPELLNDDNYLGWRHPRLRDDDYVAFVQRFALAFKAVFPHALCQWEDFSKQNAFAIRDAYLHRLISFNDDIQGTGAVALAAILAALRSKGEKLGDQVFLVHGAGAGGIGIAEQLAVALQEEGLDETAARARIFTVDRRGLVTTDRSLEPYKKKFAHDPATLPWLRETGAGSLAELVRKAGVTVLIGTSGQADAFGRELVQAMLANTARPVILPLSNPTGQSEARPAELAQWSQGRALVATGSPFPPLLSQGRMVRVGQCNNVFIFPGVGLGVLASGAAEVRPEFFTAAARAVADRVAPADLAAGVLLPEVGELREVSRAVAVAVGESAIKAGVAGPCAVSTYQHHNDPTRLARLIDGMRWRPGYLPLVNGYAEQL; encoded by the coding sequence GTGCCGTTTCACAGTAGTTACCGCCTGCATTACAACGAGTTTGGCAACACCCGGGAAATTGAAATTTTGGCCCGGGGAATCGACGTTTACGACAACTCCTTTATCAATAAAGGCACCGCCTTTACCCAGGAAGAAAGAGAGCTGTTCGCCCTCCACGGCACCCTGCCGCCCAGCATCCGCTCCCTGGCAAACCAGATGGCCAACAGCCGCCAAACTTGTGCGCAAAAGAGCAGCGACCTGGAGAAGTTCATCTATCTCCGTTCCCTGTTCGACCGCAACGTCGCCCTGGCCCACGCCCTGATCGCCAGCGATCTTGAACGCTACCTGCCCATTATCTACACCCCCACCGTGGGGGAGGCCTGCCGCCATTATTCCTCCATGTTCCGCAAGGCCAACGGGCTCTTCTTTTACCCGGGCAATATCGACCGGGCCGAAGAGATTCTGCGCCGCTTCGTGCCCCGCCAGATCAGGGTGGCGGTGGTCACCGACAACCAAGGGATTTTGGGAATCGGTGACCAGGGGGTGGGCGGTATTGCCATCTGCCTGGGCAAGTTGATGCTCTATACCCAGGGGGCCGGGATCGCCCCCTGGCACTGCCTGCCGATCTCCCTGGATGTGGGCACCGACAACCCGGAGTTGCTCAACGACGACAACTATCTGGGCTGGCGTCATCCCCGCCTGCGGGATGACGATTATGTAGCCTTCGTGCAGCGTTTTGCCCTGGCCTTTAAGGCGGTTTTTCCGCATGCCCTGTGCCAGTGGGAGGATTTTTCCAAGCAGAACGCCTTCGCCATCCGGGATGCCTACCTGCACCGGTTGATTTCTTTCAACGACGACATCCAAGGTACCGGTGCCGTGGCCCTGGCGGCTATTCTTGCCGCCCTGCGCAGCAAAGGGGAAAAGCTTGGCGACCAGGTGTTCCTGGTGCATGGGGCGGGGGCCGGCGGCATTGGGATTGCCGAACAGTTGGCCGTTGCCCTGCAGGAAGAGGGCCTGGATGAAACGGCGGCCCGGGCACGCATTTTCACCGTGGACCGGCGGGGCCTGGTCACCACCGATCGGTCGTTGGAACCCTACAAAAAGAAGTTCGCCCACGATCCCGCCACCTTACCCTGGCTGCGGGAAACCGGGGCCGGCTCGTTGGCCGAGCTGGTGAGAAAGGCCGGTGTTACGGTGCTCATCGGCACTTCCGGCCAGGCGGACGCCTTTGGCCGCGAACTGGTTCAGGCCATGCTGGCCAATACCGCCCGTCCGGTGATTCTGCCTTTAAGCAACCCCACCGGACAGAGTGAGGCCAGGCCCGCCGAGCTTGCGCAGTGGAGCCAGGGGCGCGCCCTGGTGGCCACCGGCAGCCCCTTCCCACCCTTGCTCAGCCAGGGGCGTATGGTGCGGGTGGGGCAGTGCAACAACGTCTTTATCTTTCCCGGGGTTGGGCTGGGGGTCTTGGCCAGCGGGGCGGCTGAGGTGCGGCCGGAATTTTTCACCGCCGCCGCGCGGGCGGTGGCCGACCGGGTGGCGCCGGCCGATTTGGCCGCCGGTGTTCTGCTGCCCGAGGTCGGCGAACTGCGGGAGGTAAGCCGGGCGGTGGCGGTGGCGGTGGGTGAAAGCGCCATCAAGGCCGGGGTGGCCGGCCCCTGCGCCGTCAGCACCTACCAGCACCACAACGACCCCACCCGCCTGGCCCGCCTCATCGACGGCATGCGCTGGCGCCCCGGCTATCTACCCCTGGTGAACGGTTACGCTGAACAGTTATAA